GCAGGTTTGAAGTCTCtttaatttttggcaccaggctgAGAAGCATGTTTTGGATCAGGGCCCTCACGACTGCTTTTTTGTCCCGGTAAAAGCGAGGTGCAAAAAAGACCACTGAAATGTGACCCCTGAGACCTTTTCTAACATTAAATTTAGTTTGGGGGCTGAAAAAGCTTGCACACCTCTGTACTGGcgggtgaccccccccccaaaatgatcCGTGTCCGTATGCTGCTTCAGTCACGACGCACTGAAGCCTCGGGGATTTTGACAGGACGGAATAACCCTGTTTTGGATTGAGGCCCTAACATTTAGGACTAATGGAGGGGGCGGCCCAGGCTATTCCCTAAAACGGAAACGTAGGTGCGCAGCTCTGCACATACAGGAAGCGAGGCTATGTAGTGAGGTCAAAGAAGGGAGCTTGCGGCAGTGAATTCGGATCAGCCTCTGAATCCTAAAAACTTAACCTAGAACTATTCATGGCGGCTTTTGTTATTTTGGTGAATATAAATCCTAAAGGGTCTCTTTAATTCAGTTCCTTCCAGTCAATAAGGAGCCTCTCTTGCATGGGTTCTCGCATGTGAAATGAGACTTGACCTCTGAGAGAAGCGTCTTCCACAATCCGCGCACTCAtgcggcttctctcccgtgtggattctcaGATGCCTCATCAGGactgagctctgactgaagcttttcccgcagtccGAGCATtcgtagggcttctctcctgtgtgagtcctGCGATGGGTTCGAAGGCTCGAGCTGACAATGAAGCACTTTCCGCAGTCCGGGCACTTGTATGGCCTCTCACCTGTGTGGGTTCTCTCGTGCGCCACGAGGTTCCCCCTCTGGACGAAGCTTTTCCCGCAGTCGGTACACTGGTACGGTTTTTCCCCAATGTGGATCTGCTGATGCGTGAGGAGGGCGGTGCTcaggctgaagcttttcccacaatctgaacatttatatggcttctccccagtgtgggttTCCTCATGGACGATAAGCCTCGAGCGGTGAATAAAGGTCTTCCCGCAATCCGAGCACTGATACGGCTTCTCTCCTGAATGGGCCCTCTCATGTGCTGCTAAGGTTGACTGGTCAACAAAGTTTTTTCCGCACTTAACACAACCGTAAGGTTGTTCCCCCATATGGATTCTTTTATGTACAATAAGGCCCGACCGAtgagtgaagcttttcccacactccaggcacGCAAACGGCTTCTcttctgtgtggattctctgatgcgCATCAAAAGTGGTTTTATGACGGAACAGCTTCCCACAGTCCGGGCAGGTGTATGGTTGCTCCACTGTGTGCAGTTTCTGATGCCTGTAGAGATGCGAGCTCAGCCGGAACCGTTTCCCACAGTGGGAACATGGAaagggcttctctcccgtgtgggttCTCTCGTGCGCAACAAGGTTGGATCGGTAATGGAAGCTTTTTCCGCACTCAAGACATTTGTGAAGTTTCTCAGGCGCATTGGCTTCG
This window of the Elgaria multicarinata webbii isolate HBS135686 ecotype San Diego chromosome 3, rElgMul1.1.pri, whole genome shotgun sequence genome carries:
- the LOC134396241 gene encoding zinc finger protein 239-like — protein: MRTPEEMMLKVRDAESQPGNPARKSASCGGVYKDFGKITEHQRIHNKVEAEGAVTECEKTCSQGSVLASCDEANAPEKLHKCLECGKSFHYRSNLVAHERTHTGEKPFPCSHCGKRFRLSSHLYRHQKLHTVEQPYTCPDCGKLFRHKTTFDAHQRIHTEEKPFACLECGKSFTHRSGLIVHKRIHMGEQPYGCVKCGKNFVDQSTLAAHERAHSGEKPYQCSDCGKTFIHRSRLIVHEETHTGEKPYKCSDCGKSFSLSTALLTHQQIHIGEKPYQCTDCGKSFVQRGNLVAHERTHTGERPYKCPDCGKCFIVSSSLRTHRRTHTGEKPYECSDCGKSFSQSSVLMRHLRIHTGEKPHECADCGRRFSQRSSLISHARTHAREAPY